From a region of the Streptomyces sp. NBC_00193 genome:
- a CDS encoding MaoC/PaaZ C-terminal domain-containing protein: MPIDAAKALAAEPRKGNIAWDHKDIQLYHLGLGAGTSPNNPGAATDPDELRYTLESKLHVLPSFATVAGAGMAMMGGLAAPGIEVNLANVLHGSQSIELHRPIPVKGEAASTATVAAVYDKGKAAVIVLRTEVADADGPLWTSDASIFVRGEGGFGGDRGPSVKAEQPERAPDRVEERKIREEQALLYRLSGDWNPLHADPEFAKMAGFDQPILHGLCSYGMTLKAVVDTVLDGDVSRVRAYRTRFAGIVFPGETLRIRMWQEPGRVLVTVSAADRDDAPVLADTVVEHG, from the coding sequence ATGCCGATCGATGCCGCCAAGGCCCTCGCCGCCGAACCCCGCAAGGGGAACATCGCCTGGGACCACAAGGACATCCAGCTCTACCACCTCGGACTCGGCGCGGGGACCTCCCCGAACAACCCCGGGGCCGCCACCGACCCCGACGAGCTGCGCTACACCCTGGAGTCCAAGCTCCACGTGCTCCCCAGCTTCGCGACGGTCGCCGGCGCCGGCATGGCCATGATGGGCGGCCTCGCCGCACCCGGCATCGAGGTCAACCTCGCCAACGTGCTGCACGGCAGCCAGTCCATCGAGCTGCACCGGCCCATCCCGGTCAAGGGTGAGGCCGCCTCCACGGCCACGGTGGCCGCGGTGTACGACAAGGGCAAGGCGGCGGTGATCGTCCTGCGCACCGAGGTCGCGGACGCCGACGGGCCCCTGTGGACCTCCGACGCGTCGATCTTCGTACGCGGTGAGGGCGGCTTCGGCGGCGACCGCGGCCCCTCCGTCAAGGCCGAGCAGCCCGAGCGGGCGCCCGACCGGGTGGAGGAGCGCAAGATCCGCGAGGAGCAGGCGCTGCTGTACCGCCTCTCCGGAGACTGGAACCCGCTCCACGCGGACCCCGAGTTCGCCAAGATGGCCGGCTTCGACCAGCCGATCCTGCACGGCCTGTGCTCGTACGGGATGACCCTGAAGGCCGTGGTCGACACCGTCCTGGACGGCGACGTGTCCCGCGTCCGCGCCTACCGCACCCGCTTCGCCGGGATCGTCTTCCCCGGCGAGACCCTGCGGATCCGGATGTGGCAGGAGCCCGGCCGCGTCCTCGTCACGGTGAGCGCCGCCGACCGGGACGACGCCCCGGTCCTCGCCGACACCGTCGTCGAACACGGCTGA
- a CDS encoding HAD family hydrolase, translating into MTNSKPYDAVLCDLDNVIRFYDTAHVTALEASAGLPRGTTSAIAFAPALDGPLLLGHTTPEQWVHAVAAELAKDDRLSPARADELARAFAGSPFSADGTVVAMLRRVRASGTPLVLVTNATLDLEDDLETLGLTDLADHVVSSARVGVAKPDREIYEIAASRAGAAVERCLFIDDRLENIEAAVALGMTGVHFREPADLHEPLAFALAR; encoded by the coding sequence GTGACGAACTCCAAGCCCTACGACGCGGTCCTCTGCGACCTCGACAACGTGATCCGCTTCTACGACACGGCCCATGTGACCGCGCTGGAGGCCTCGGCCGGCCTCCCCCGGGGCACGACCTCGGCCATCGCCTTCGCTCCCGCCCTGGACGGGCCGCTGCTGCTCGGGCACACCACTCCGGAGCAGTGGGTCCACGCGGTCGCGGCCGAGCTCGCGAAGGACGACAGGCTGTCCCCGGCCCGCGCGGACGAACTGGCCCGGGCCTTCGCCGGGTCGCCGTTCTCGGCCGACGGGACGGTGGTGGCGATGCTGCGCCGGGTCAGGGCGTCGGGGACGCCGCTGGTCCTGGTCACCAACGCGACCCTCGACCTGGAGGACGACCTGGAAACGCTGGGGCTGACGGACCTCGCCGATCACGTGGTCAGCAGCGCCCGGGTGGGCGTGGCCAAACCCGACCGGGAGATCTACGAGATCGCGGCCAGTCGGGCGGGTGCCGCTGTGGAGCGTTGCCTGTTCATCGACGACCGGCTGGAGAACATCGAGGCAGCCGTCGCGCTGGGCATGACCGGCGTGCACTTTCGGGAGCCGGCCGACCTGCACGAGCCATTGGCCTTCGCCCTCGCGCGGTGA
- a CDS encoding 3-oxoacyl-ACP reductase: protein MSLPLEGLVAIVTGAGRGLGRSEAIELARLGASVVVNDFGQPGRDGSGEASAAPAEEVAAEIRAAGGQAVAHLGDVADFEQARELVELAVNSFGKLDILVNNAGILRDRMVFSMSESEWDSVIRVHLKGHFNTTHFASVHWRERSKAAGGPVYGRIINTSSEAFLGGSAGQPNYAAAKGGIVGLTTSTALALAKYGVTANAICPRARTRMTEDVFAGFQVPEEGKLDALAPEHVSPLVGYLASPASAKANGQLFVVHGGIVVVMERPKVAAKFDTTKESFSYEELDGLLTPHYDSRPANETFAAAEVLGLKHDG, encoded by the coding sequence ATGTCACTGCCACTTGAGGGACTCGTCGCCATCGTCACCGGGGCGGGCCGCGGCCTCGGCCGGTCCGAGGCGATCGAACTCGCCCGGCTCGGCGCGAGCGTGGTCGTCAACGACTTCGGGCAGCCCGGCCGCGACGGCTCCGGCGAGGCCTCGGCCGCACCGGCGGAGGAGGTCGCGGCGGAGATACGCGCCGCGGGCGGACAGGCGGTGGCGCACCTGGGCGACGTGGCCGACTTCGAGCAGGCGCGCGAGCTGGTCGAGCTGGCGGTGAACAGCTTCGGCAAGCTCGACATCCTGGTCAACAACGCGGGCATCCTGCGCGACCGGATGGTCTTCTCGATGTCGGAGTCGGAGTGGGACTCGGTCATCCGGGTCCACCTCAAGGGCCACTTCAACACGACCCACTTCGCCTCCGTGCACTGGCGCGAACGCTCCAAGGCGGCCGGCGGGCCGGTCTACGGCCGGATCATCAACACCTCCTCCGAGGCCTTCCTCGGCGGCTCGGCCGGCCAGCCCAACTACGCGGCGGCCAAGGGCGGCATCGTGGGCCTGACCACGTCCACCGCCCTGGCCCTGGCCAAGTACGGGGTGACGGCCAACGCCATCTGCCCGCGCGCCCGTACCCGCATGACGGAGGACGTCTTCGCGGGCTTCCAGGTCCCGGAGGAGGGCAAGCTCGACGCCCTCGCCCCCGAGCACGTCTCCCCGCTGGTCGGCTACCTGGCCTCCCCGGCCTCCGCGAAGGCCAACGGGCAGCTGTTCGTCGTCCACGGCGGCATCGTGGTCGTCATGGAACGCCCGAAGGTGGCGGCGAAGTTCGACACCACCAAGGAGTCCTTCTCCTACGAGGAACTCGACGGGCTCCTCACCCCGCACTACGACTCCCGCCCCGCGAACGAAACCTTCGCGGCGGCGGAGGTCCTCGGCCTCAAGCACGACGGCTGA
- a CDS encoding Zn-dependent alcohol dehydrogenase yields the protein MRAALQSEIGQDKLEVVEDMQAVGFGPGKVKIRIKATGLCHSDLSAMSGVLPQPAPFIPGHEGSGVITDVGDGVTSHKIGDRVLVCWLPPCGHCPSCKRGQGHLCLEAFGNVATPNFQRGDSSIFGFAGTGTFAEEMVVPAGCAVPIPDDVPFDIAALIGCGVTTGLGAAINTAKVEAGSSVAVIGCGGVGISVIQGAKVQGAAQIIAVDPVASRREAALRFGATEAVSPEEFADAKNRITAGEGFDYVFEVVGKSATTKTAYDMTRRGGSVVVVGAGALDDNYSINMFSLFFDEKKILPSMYGGGDVLRSYERTIALWRAGRVDLAGLITHRVQLAEINDALDQMRTGVALRTCIEL from the coding sequence GTGCGCGCAGCACTCCAGAGCGAGATAGGCCAGGACAAGCTCGAAGTCGTCGAGGACATGCAGGCCGTGGGCTTCGGCCCCGGCAAGGTCAAGATCCGCATCAAGGCCACCGGCCTGTGCCACTCCGACCTCTCCGCGATGAGCGGCGTCCTCCCGCAGCCCGCCCCCTTCATCCCGGGCCACGAGGGCTCCGGCGTGATCACCGACGTCGGCGACGGGGTCACCAGCCACAAGATCGGTGACCGGGTCCTGGTCTGCTGGCTCCCGCCCTGCGGGCACTGTCCCTCCTGCAAGCGCGGCCAGGGCCACCTGTGCCTGGAGGCCTTCGGTAACGTGGCCACCCCCAACTTCCAGCGCGGCGACAGCAGCATCTTCGGCTTCGCGGGCACCGGCACCTTCGCCGAGGAGATGGTGGTCCCGGCGGGCTGCGCCGTCCCCATCCCCGACGACGTGCCCTTCGACATCGCCGCCCTCATCGGCTGCGGAGTCACCACCGGCCTCGGCGCCGCCATCAACACCGCCAAGGTGGAGGCCGGTTCCTCGGTCGCCGTCATCGGCTGCGGCGGCGTCGGCATCTCCGTCATCCAGGGCGCCAAGGTGCAGGGCGCGGCCCAGATCATCGCCGTCGACCCGGTCGCCTCCCGGCGCGAGGCCGCGCTGCGCTTCGGCGCCACCGAGGCGGTCTCCCCGGAGGAGTTCGCCGACGCCAAGAACCGGATCACCGCGGGCGAGGGCTTCGACTACGTCTTCGAGGTCGTCGGCAAGTCCGCGACCACCAAGACCGCCTACGACATGACCCGCCGCGGCGGCTCCGTCGTCGTGGTCGGCGCCGGCGCGCTCGACGACAACTACTCGATCAACATGTTCTCCCTCTTCTTCGACGAGAAGAAGATCCTGCCGTCGATGTACGGCGGCGGCGACGTGCTCCGCTCCTACGAGCGCACCATCGCGCTGTGGCGGGCCGGCCGGGTGGACCTGGCGGGCCTGATCACGCACCGCGTGCAGCTCGCCGAGATCAACGACGCGCTCGACCAGATGCGTACGGGCGTGGCCCTGCGCACCTGCATCGAACTCTGA
- a CDS encoding ABC transporter substrate-binding protein: MSLRRRTPRGGSLAAVALAAAAALVLTACGGQDDKAAKPGKEAPAGGTEKKAAAQGGKDFSDAAKKTAAFGTTAAAGQFPRTVTHAMGSTEIGAAPKRVVVLDVGELDNVVSLGMQPVGYAPTEGDEGIPGYLKKDAGEPKSVGTINNLNLEAINALKPDLILGSQLRSADKYDALSKIAPTVFSIRPGFPWKENYLLNAAALDKTAEAKAKLDAYQAKAAKLGADLGEKKPTVTMLRYMPGKTRLYAGASFIGTILKDSGIPRPQNQQVEDLAVEISPERMDEAAADWIFTGVYGAKDKTKRDSAEDNPLWKGLEAVKQGQAKDVPDETWYLGLGVTAADKVLDDLRTFLVK, translated from the coding sequence ATGTCCCTCCGACGCCGCACGCCCCGAGGTGGCTCCCTCGCCGCCGTCGCCCTGGCCGCTGCCGCCGCACTCGTCCTCACCGCCTGCGGAGGCCAGGACGACAAGGCCGCGAAGCCCGGCAAGGAGGCCCCGGCCGGAGGCACCGAGAAGAAGGCCGCCGCCCAGGGCGGCAAGGACTTCTCCGACGCGGCGAAGAAGACGGCGGCCTTCGGGACCACCGCGGCGGCCGGGCAGTTCCCGCGCACGGTCACCCACGCCATGGGCTCCACCGAGATCGGGGCCGCGCCCAAGCGGGTCGTCGTCCTCGACGTCGGCGAGCTCGACAACGTGGTCTCGCTGGGCATGCAGCCCGTCGGCTACGCGCCCACCGAGGGTGACGAGGGCATCCCCGGCTACCTCAAGAAGGACGCCGGCGAGCCCAAGTCCGTCGGCACCATCAACAACCTCAACCTCGAAGCGATCAACGCCCTCAAGCCCGACCTGATCCTCGGCAGCCAGCTCCGCTCCGCGGACAAGTACGACGCGCTCTCGAAGATCGCCCCGACCGTCTTCTCCATCCGCCCCGGCTTCCCGTGGAAGGAGAACTACCTCCTCAACGCCGCCGCCCTCGACAAGACCGCCGAGGCCAAGGCCAAGCTCGACGCCTACCAGGCCAAGGCGGCGAAGCTCGGCGCGGACCTCGGCGAGAAGAAGCCGACCGTCACGATGCTGCGCTACATGCCGGGCAAGACCCGGCTCTACGCCGGCGCCTCCTTCATCGGCACGATCCTGAAGGACTCCGGCATCCCGCGCCCGCAGAACCAGCAGGTCGAGGACCTCGCGGTGGAGATCAGCCCGGAGCGCATGGACGAGGCCGCCGCCGACTGGATCTTCACCGGCGTCTACGGGGCCAAGGACAAGACCAAGCGCGACTCCGCAGAGGACAACCCGCTGTGGAAGGGCCTGGAGGCCGTGAAGCAGGGGCAGGCCAAGGACGTCCCGGACGAGACCTGGTACCTGGGCCTCGGCGTGACCGCCGCCGACAAGGTCCTCGACGACCTGCGCACCTTCCTGGTCAAGTAA
- a CDS encoding zinc ribbon domain-containing protein, producing MNAEPADQIRLLDVQALDVRLSQLTHKRKMLPEHAEVDALTSDLAQQRDFLVAAQTQATDAAREQTKAEQDVDQVRQRAARDQARLDSGAGISARDLANLQSEVVSLAKRQGDLEDVVLEVMERLEGAQERVTELTDRVASLETKLVDATARRDAATGEIDAEVAGIAKDREVIVTAMPAALIALYEKIRVKQGGVGAARLSQRRCEGCRLELDLAEVNEIKAAARDQVVRHESCGRILVRMADSGI from the coding sequence CTGAACGCCGAGCCCGCCGACCAGATCCGACTTCTCGACGTCCAGGCCCTGGACGTCCGGCTGTCTCAGCTGACCCACAAGCGCAAGATGCTCCCCGAGCACGCCGAGGTCGACGCGCTGACCAGCGACCTCGCCCAGCAGCGCGACTTCCTCGTCGCCGCCCAGACGCAGGCCACCGACGCCGCCCGCGAGCAGACCAAGGCCGAGCAGGACGTGGACCAGGTGCGCCAGCGCGCCGCCCGCGACCAGGCCCGCCTCGACTCGGGCGCGGGCATCTCCGCCCGCGACCTGGCCAACCTGCAGAGCGAGGTCGTCTCCCTCGCCAAGCGCCAGGGTGACCTGGAGGACGTTGTCCTGGAGGTCATGGAGCGCCTGGAGGGTGCGCAGGAGCGCGTCACCGAGCTCACCGACCGGGTCGCCTCGCTGGAGACCAAGCTCGTCGACGCCACCGCGCGCCGCGACGCCGCCACCGGTGAGATCGACGCCGAGGTCGCGGGCATCGCCAAGGACCGCGAGGTCATCGTCACGGCCATGCCGGCCGCGCTGATCGCCCTGTACGAGAAGATCCGCGTGAAGCAGGGCGGCGTCGGCGCCGCCCGCCTGTCGCAGCGCCGCTGCGAGGGCTGCCGCCTGGAGCTCGACCTCGCCGAGGTCAACGAGATCAAGGCCGCCGCCCGCGACCAGGTCGTCCGGCACGAGAGCTGCGGCCGCATCCTGGTCCGCATGGCCGACTCGGGCATCTGA
- a CDS encoding bifunctional RNase H/acid phosphatase — translation MPKFVVEADGGSRGNPGPAGYGSVVLDPATGETLAERAEYIGVATNNVAEYKGLIAGLKAARELDPDAVVLVRMDSKLVVEQMSGRWKIKHPDMKPLAAEAAKVMPRAQVTYEWIPREKNKHADRLANEAMDAGKRGEQWEPANSSAALDASAARTLATPPPAGPVGDAAAGAAAVRAALASGGGTRTRAGTAAAARAGSAQAGAGTLFADPADLADEAAPAGSPAPASGPGTAAPTITGAAPAAAPAGQGWGPDMGPPATFVLLRHGETALTPQKRFSGSGGSDPELSEAGRRQAAAVAESLAARGTIETVISSPLRRCRETAQAVADRLGLTVTVEEGLREVDFGAWEGLTFAEARERHPEDLQAWLDSPKAAPTGGGESFASATRRISATRDRLLAEHAGRTVLLVSHVTPVKILVRLALGAPPEALFRMELSAASLSAVAYYADGNASVRLLNDTSHLR, via the coding sequence ATGCCGAAGTTCGTTGTGGAAGCCGACGGCGGCTCCCGGGGCAACCCGGGGCCCGCCGGCTACGGCTCCGTCGTCCTCGACCCGGCCACGGGCGAGACGCTGGCCGAGCGCGCGGAGTACATCGGCGTCGCGACGAACAACGTGGCCGAGTACAAGGGCCTCATCGCCGGGCTGAAGGCCGCCCGCGAGCTGGACCCGGACGCGGTGGTCCTCGTACGCATGGACTCCAAGCTCGTCGTCGAGCAGATGTCGGGCCGCTGGAAGATCAAGCACCCGGACATGAAGCCGCTCGCGGCGGAGGCGGCGAAGGTCATGCCGCGCGCGCAGGTGACGTACGAGTGGATCCCGCGCGAGAAGAACAAGCACGCGGACCGGCTCGCGAACGAGGCGATGGACGCGGGCAAGCGGGGCGAGCAGTGGGAGCCCGCGAACTCCTCGGCCGCCCTGGACGCCTCCGCGGCCCGCACCCTGGCGACCCCGCCGCCGGCGGGCCCCGTGGGCGACGCCGCAGCGGGCGCTGCGGCCGTCCGTGCAGCCCTCGCCTCCGGCGGTGGTACGCGGACCCGTGCAGGCACCGCTGCGGCTGCCCGGGCCGGCTCCGCGCAGGCCGGGGCCGGCACCCTGTTCGCCGACCCCGCGGACCTCGCCGACGAGGCGGCCCCGGCGGGCTCGCCGGCCCCGGCTTCCGGGCCGGGCACGGCAGCGCCCACGATCACCGGCGCCGCGCCCGCGGCCGCCCCCGCAGGGCAGGGCTGGGGACCCGACATGGGGCCCCCGGCCACCTTCGTGCTGCTGCGGCACGGAGAGACCGCACTGACCCCGCAGAAGCGGTTCTCCGGCAGCGGCGGCAGCGACCCGGAGCTCTCCGAGGCGGGCCGCCGCCAGGCCGCCGCCGTCGCGGAGTCGCTCGCCGCGCGCGGCACCATCGAGACGGTGATCAGCTCTCCGCTGCGCCGCTGCCGGGAGACCGCGCAGGCCGTCGCCGACCGGCTCGGGCTCACCGTCACGGTCGAAGAGGGGCTGCGCGAGGTCGACTTCGGGGCGTGGGAGGGGCTGACCTTCGCGGAGGCGCGCGAGCGCCACCCGGAGGACCTCCAGGCGTGGCTGGACTCCCCGAAGGCCGCCCCCACGGGCGGCGGCGAGAGCTTCGCCTCGGCCACCCGCCGGATCTCGGCGACCCGGGACCGGCTGCTCGCCGAGCACGCGGGGCGCACGGTCCTGCTGGTCTCGCACGTGACGCCGGTCAAGATCCTGGTCCGGCTGGCGCTGGGCGCCCCGCCGGAGGCGCTGTTCCGCATGGAGCTGTCGGCGGCCTCCCTGTCGGCGGTCGCCTACTACGCCGACGGCAACGCCTCGGTCCGCCTCCTGAACGACACGTCCCACCTGCGCTGA
- a CDS encoding MerR family transcriptional regulator, translating into MRIGEIAALVGVTTRAIRHYHHVGLLPEPDRRPNGYRAYSVRDAVRLARVRRLTELGLSLDEVRDVLADDAGRELAEVLAELDADLARQQAELAERRRRLAVLLAAPPGEAEPVSPALAELLAKAPATTSPSAALDREHLSLLDASGAVGEELYAVLGTVAADPAVLALYERLDELADADGDDPRIGPLAAELVAAVPAEAFAVMATETATAATEGAGGPQQLPGFLEALLAEYAPAQAEVVRRVVEAFTDTWAAQTKTQTDTQTDTQTDTQTDPQTKRGRE; encoded by the coding sequence ATGCGGATCGGAGAGATCGCCGCGCTCGTCGGGGTCACCACCCGGGCGATCCGGCACTACCACCACGTCGGCCTGCTCCCCGAGCCGGACCGGCGCCCCAACGGCTACCGCGCCTACAGCGTGCGCGACGCCGTCCGGCTGGCCCGGGTGCGCCGGCTGACCGAGCTCGGGCTGAGCCTCGACGAGGTGCGCGACGTGCTCGCGGACGACGCGGGGCGCGAACTGGCCGAGGTACTGGCCGAGCTCGACGCCGACCTCGCCCGCCAGCAGGCCGAACTGGCCGAGCGCAGACGGCGCCTCGCCGTCCTGCTCGCCGCCCCGCCCGGGGAGGCCGAGCCGGTCTCGCCCGCACTCGCGGAGCTGCTCGCCAAGGCGCCCGCGACGACCTCGCCGTCGGCCGCGCTCGACCGCGAGCACCTGAGCCTGCTGGACGCCTCGGGCGCCGTGGGGGAGGAGCTCTACGCCGTGCTCGGCACGGTCGCCGCCGATCCGGCCGTGCTCGCGCTGTACGAGCGGCTCGACGAGCTCGCCGACGCGGACGGGGACGATCCCCGGATCGGGCCGCTCGCCGCGGAACTGGTGGCCGCGGTGCCCGCCGAGGCGTTCGCGGTGATGGCGACGGAGACGGCGACGGCGGCCACGGAGGGGGCCGGCGGGCCGCAGCAGCTGCCCGGCTTCCTGGAGGCCCTGCTCGCCGAGTACGCACCGGCGCAGGCGGAGGTCGTCCGCCGGGTGGTGGAGGCCTTCACGGACACGTGGGCCGCGCAGACGAAGACGCAGACGGACACGCAGACGGACACCCAGACGGACACGCAGACGGACCCGCAGACGAAGAGGGGCCGGGAATGA
- a CDS encoding Nif3-like dinuclear metal center hexameric protein, whose translation MPRLSEVIAALDALWPPSRAEEWDSVGTVCGDPDAEVTRVLFAVDPVQEIVDEAVKLGADLLVTHHPLYLRGTTTVAAGTFKGRVVHTLIKNDIALHVAHTNADTADPGVSDALAGALDLRVTGPLVPDPTDPKGRRGLGRLCELDRPETLREFTARVAAWLQPTAQGIRVAGDPDAMIRTVAVSGGSGDSLFAPVRAAGVDAYVTADLRHHPVSEAREQSPLALVDAAHWATEWPWCEQAAAQLDAISERNGWGLRTHVSRTATDPWTAHAPSVTSPSHPGAPN comes from the coding sequence GTGCCCCGTCTCTCTGAAGTCATCGCCGCGCTGGACGCTCTGTGGCCCCCCTCGCGGGCCGAGGAGTGGGACTCCGTCGGCACCGTCTGCGGCGACCCCGACGCCGAGGTCACCCGGGTCCTGTTCGCCGTCGACCCCGTCCAGGAGATCGTCGACGAAGCGGTGAAGCTGGGTGCCGACCTGCTCGTCACCCACCACCCCCTCTACCTGCGGGGCACCACCACCGTCGCCGCCGGCACCTTCAAGGGCCGGGTCGTGCACACGCTGATCAAGAACGACATCGCGCTGCACGTCGCCCACACCAACGCCGACACCGCCGACCCCGGCGTCTCCGACGCCCTCGCCGGCGCCCTCGACCTGCGCGTCACCGGCCCGCTGGTCCCCGACCCGACCGACCCCAAGGGCCGCCGGGGCCTGGGCCGGCTCTGCGAGCTGGACCGCCCCGAGACGCTGCGCGAGTTCACCGCGCGCGTCGCCGCCTGGCTCCAGCCGACCGCACAGGGCATCCGCGTGGCCGGTGACCCCGACGCGATGATCCGTACCGTCGCCGTCAGCGGCGGCTCCGGCGACAGCCTCTTCGCGCCGGTACGCGCCGCCGGTGTCGACGCGTACGTCACCGCCGACCTGCGCCACCACCCGGTGTCCGAGGCCCGCGAGCAGAGCCCGCTCGCCCTCGTCGACGCCGCCCACTGGGCGACCGAATGGCCCTGGTGCGAGCAGGCCGCGGCCCAGCTCGACGCCATCTCCGAGCGCAACGGCTGGGGTCTGCGGACCCACGTCTCGCGCACGGCCACCGACCCGTGGACGGCGCATGCGCCGTCCGTGACATCCCCTTCTCACCCTGGAGCCCCCAACTGA